From a region of the Candidatus Pantoea bituminis genome:
- a CDS encoding ABC transporter substrate-binding protein: protein MGKFDKDSGAVNPALTRMITEGSLSRRSLMKLLSAGAAMSSGLMGFPQVGFAAENPVKGGKLRAAMSNASATDTLDPAKSNNSGDYTRQYMFYNGLTELDKNLAAKPALAESIESTDGITWQIKLRKGVTFHDGKPLTAKDVIYSLSRHKDPAVASNAFKLADQFKTFTAVNDNEVQLVLSSANFDVPYMLATPPFLIVQDGTKDFTKGIGTGPYVCKEFSPGTRSVGTRNPNYFKPGLPHLDEVELLGVTDQAARVNGMMSGDLHIVSTLSAADCKRIKATSDFGVLESKSGMYTNLIVRTDVKPGSNEDFVLAMKYLQPREMLVKTVLQGYGDVSNDTPVPPWHPLYNADLKPRPLDPEKAKFHIQKAGMTGATVEIITTPNIEGSNEGGQLIQQISRNTGINFKVRRVPYDGYWSTHWTKDPVGYGSINPRPTLDMLFSQFYMSSAPNNESGWKNDQFDQLVVTARGERDQAKRKQMYGDMQKLIYDHCGTIIPTFISSTDGYSKKVKGVEAWPSGMMMGYRFHEFAWLSA from the coding sequence ATGGGTAAATTTGATAAAGATTCTGGCGCAGTAAATCCGGCACTGACGCGGATGATCACGGAAGGATCACTGTCCCGCCGCAGTTTAATGAAGTTGTTGTCGGCAGGCGCCGCAATGAGCAGTGGTCTGATGGGTTTTCCACAAGTGGGCTTTGCTGCTGAGAACCCTGTGAAGGGCGGCAAGTTGCGCGCGGCGATGTCAAACGCCTCCGCCACCGACACGCTGGACCCAGCAAAAAGCAACAACAGCGGTGACTACACGCGTCAATATATGTTCTATAACGGCCTGACTGAGCTGGATAAAAACCTTGCCGCCAAACCGGCGCTGGCAGAATCGATTGAATCAACGGATGGCATTACCTGGCAGATCAAACTGCGCAAAGGCGTCACTTTCCACGACGGCAAGCCGCTCACCGCCAAAGATGTTATTTATTCGTTGAGCCGCCACAAAGATCCCGCCGTCGCATCAAATGCCTTTAAGCTGGCCGATCAGTTCAAAACCTTCACGGCAGTCAATGATAATGAAGTGCAACTGGTGTTAAGCAGCGCCAACTTCGACGTGCCCTACATGCTGGCTACGCCGCCGTTCCTGATCGTTCAGGATGGCACCAAAGATTTTACCAAAGGCATCGGTACTGGCCCGTATGTCTGTAAAGAGTTCTCGCCGGGCACCCGTTCGGTGGGAACGCGCAACCCCAATTATTTCAAACCCGGCTTGCCGCATCTGGATGAAGTTGAACTGCTGGGCGTGACCGATCAGGCCGCACGCGTCAACGGCATGATGTCGGGCGATTTGCACATCGTTTCAACGTTAAGTGCCGCCGATTGTAAACGCATCAAAGCCACCAGCGATTTTGGCGTGCTGGAGAGTAAATCCGGCATGTACACCAACCTGATTGTGCGCACGGATGTGAAGCCAGGCAGCAACGAAGATTTCGTGTTGGCGATGAAGTATCTGCAACCCCGCGAAATGCTGGTGAAAACCGTGCTGCAAGGTTATGGCGATGTCAGTAACGATACGCCGGTTCCGCCTTGGCATCCGCTCTACAACGCCGATCTCAAACCGCGTCCACTTGACCCAGAAAAAGCCAAATTCCATATCCAGAAAGCGGGCATGACCGGCGCGACGGTTGAGATTATCACCACGCCAAATATCGAAGGCTCGAACGAAGGCGGTCAGCTGATTCAGCAGATATCGCGTAACACCGGCATCAATTTCAAAGTGCGCCGCGTGCCTTACGACGGTTACTGGTCAACCCATTGGACCAAAGATCCGGTGGGCTACGGTTCCATCAACCCACGGCCCACGCTGGATATGCTGTTTTCGCAGTTCTACATGTCGAGTGCGCCCAACAATGAATCGGGCTGGAAGAATGATCAGTTCGATCAGCTGGTGGTGACTGCACGCGGCGAGCGCGATCAGGCCAAACGCAAACAGATGTATGGCGATATGCAGAAACTGATTTATGACCACTGCGGCACCATCATCCCAACGTTTATCAGCTCCACTGATGGTTACAGCAAGAAAGTGAAAGGTGTAGAAGCCTGGCCGTCGGGCATGATGATGGGCTATCGCTTCCACGAATTCGCCTGGCTCTCCGCTTAA
- a CDS encoding haloacid dehalogenase type II, whose translation MALFKPKYITFDCYGTLIFFDMAGAAERCFSERVAPEAMSAFTTDFARYRMDEVLGAWKPYYDVVSNALQRTCKKWGVRWDKADSDFIYTDCATWGPHPDVPAGLAKVAKEFPLVLLTNSMNDLIPHHVPRLGAPIHMTITAEEVGAYKPQMKGFEYMLEKLDCRPDEILHVSSSLRYDLMTAHDLGITNKVWVDRGHEPANPAYGYTEIKDIGGLPGVVGL comes from the coding sequence ATGGCACTGTTTAAACCTAAATACATCACTTTTGACTGTTACGGCACGCTGATCTTCTTTGATATGGCCGGTGCCGCAGAACGCTGTTTCTCTGAGCGCGTAGCGCCAGAAGCGATGAGCGCATTTACCACCGATTTCGCCCGTTATCGCATGGATGAAGTGCTAGGCGCGTGGAAGCCTTATTACGACGTAGTGAGCAACGCTCTGCAGCGCACCTGCAAAAAATGGGGCGTGCGCTGGGATAAAGCTGACAGCGACTTCATCTATACCGATTGCGCCACCTGGGGCCCGCATCCAGATGTGCCCGCCGGGCTGGCTAAAGTGGCAAAAGAGTTCCCGCTGGTGCTGCTGACCAACTCCATGAATGACCTGATTCCGCATCATGTTCCGCGTCTCGGTGCGCCAATTCACATGACCATCACCGCAGAAGAAGTGGGCGCTTACAAGCCACAGATGAAAGGCTTCGAATACATGCTGGAGAAGCTCGATTGCCGACCAGACGAAATTTTGCACGTCTCTTCCAGCCTGCGATATGACCTGATGACCGCGCACGATCTCGGCATTACCAACAAAGTCTGGGTGGACCGTGGGCATGAGCCCGCCAATCCGGCTTACGGCTACACCGAAATCAAAGACATTGGCGGCCTGCCTGGCGTCGTCGGACTCTAA